The following coding sequences are from one Pseudomonadota bacterium window:
- a CDS encoding ATP-binding cassette domain-containing protein: protein MAVHLRFPNSRIVAIIGPNGAGKTTLLDVLTPMRCTSVDRACPKRHNKKARRSRNLFLCE from the coding sequence ATGGCGGTGCATCTTCGATTCCCGAACTCGCGAATAGTCGCCATCATTGGTCCGAACGGAGCAGGCAAAACCACCTTGCTTGACGTGTTGACCCCGATGCGTTGTACTTCGGTGGATCGGGCATGCCCAAAACGGCATAATAAGAAGGCCCGACGTAGCCGCAATTTATTTCTGTGCGAATAG